The Octopus sinensis unplaced genomic scaffold, ASM634580v1 Contig19770, whole genome shotgun sequence genome includes a window with the following:
- the LOC115232175 gene encoding myosin light chain kinase 3, translated as LENTFDASGITIKTDLWVTDNYEISDVLLGRGKFGEVKICTERQTGQEFAAKFVSVRGMQGRKDIRNEIEIMKSLRHPRLLQMYDAYERRDKFCLVLELVSGGELFERVINEDFYLTERACVIFLRQICEGVEFIHSKNILHLDMK; from the exons AACTTGAAAATACATTCGACGCCTCCGGTATTACAATTAAAACTGACCTTTGGGTAACAGACAATTATGAAATTTCGGACGTCCTTTTGGGTAG GGGCAAGTTTGGCGAGGTGAAAATCTGTACAGAACGGCAAACAGGCCAAGAGTTTGCAGCCAAATTTGTGAGTGTCCGTGGAATGCAAGGTCGGAAAGATATCCGAAATGagatagaaataatgaaaagtcTTCGTCATCCCAGACTTCTGCAAATGTACGATGCTTACGAACGAAGAGATAAATTTTGTCTCGTTTTAGAATT GGTTTCTGGTGGAGAGCTATTTGAACGTGTCATCAATGAAGATTTCTATTTGACGGAGAGAGCCTGTGTGATTTTCCTCAGACAGATCTGTGAAGGAGTTGAATTCATACATTCGAAAAATATTTTACACCTGGATATGAAA